In Bacillus toyonensis BCT-7112, a single window of DNA contains:
- a CDS encoding class I SAM-dependent methyltransferase, which yields MKQNIYDNPFFFKNYKSLRENGFTFNDFVEQPAIKSIIANLTDKSVLDLGCGTGHFSMYCVENGASKVIGVDISRNMIEQAEMYNKNEKIDYMCVPIEELNLPNQKFDLITSSLVIHYIEDYSHLIKKIRDLLKNDGEFIFSTEHPIVTARKEMNNWFKDNNGNRLHWALDNYQEEGKREEHWWIDGVVKYHRTISTLINTLIDNGFVIEKIIEPESTPTGLEKMPELINEKRRPSSIIIKSRKY from the coding sequence ATGAAACAAAACATTTATGATAATCCGTTTTTCTTTAAAAATTATAAGTCATTACGTGAAAATGGATTTACCTTTAATGATTTTGTTGAACAGCCAGCAATTAAATCTATAATTGCTAATCTTACAGATAAGTCTGTATTAGATTTGGGATGTGGAACTGGTCATTTTTCTATGTACTGTGTAGAAAATGGTGCCTCGAAAGTTATAGGAGTGGACATCTCAAGAAATATGATTGAACAAGCTGAAATGTATAACAAAAACGAAAAAATAGATTATATGTGTGTACCAATAGAAGAACTTAATTTGCCAAATCAAAAATTCGACTTAATAACAAGTTCTTTAGTTATACATTACATAGAAGATTACTCACATCTAATTAAGAAAATAAGAGATCTGTTAAAAAATGATGGTGAATTTATCTTTTCAACAGAACATCCAATAGTAACAGCTCGAAAGGAAATGAATAATTGGTTTAAGGATAATAATGGAAACAGATTGCATTGGGCATTAGATAATTATCAAGAAGAAGGAAAAAGAGAGGAACATTGGTGGATAGATGGTGTTGTTAAATATCACAGAACAATTTCAACATTAATTAATACTCTTATAGACAACGGTTTTGTAATTGAGAAAATTATTGAGCCAGAGTCAACTCCAACAGGATTAGAAAAAATGCCAGAATTAATAAATGAAAAACGGAGACCATCTTCTATTATCATTAAATCAAGAAAATATTGA
- a CDS encoding stage V sporulation protein S, which translates to MENILKVSSKSSPNSVAGAIAGVLRANGNVEIQVIGAGSLNQAIKAIAIARGFVAPSGVDLAFVPAFQEISINNQERTAIKLIVGPRKRRS; encoded by the coding sequence ATGGAAAATATATTAAAGGTATCTTCAAAATCAAGTCCAAATTCAGTTGCAGGTGCAATAGCAGGTGTACTAAGAGCAAATGGCAATGTGGAAATCCAAGTAATTGGGGCAGGTTCTTTAAATCAAGCAATTAAAGCAATTGCGATTGCAAGAGGATTTGTTGCTCCAAGTGGTGTTGATTTGGCTTTTGTTCCAGCATTTCAAGAGATTTCTATCAATAATCAAGAAAGAACAGCAATTAAATTAATTGTAGGTCCTAGAAAGAGAAGATCCTAA
- a CDS encoding arylamine N-acetyltransferase family protein, protein MMTNLQKEFFKRLKIPAKELTFDDLDEVLLKMGMIFPYENLDIMAGTIKNISKNNLVEKLLIQKRGGLCYELNSLLYYFLIDCGFQVYKVAGTVYDLYDNKWKPDDGHVIIILSHDHTDYIVDAGFASHLPLQPVPFNGEIISSQTGEYRIYKRNTRKGTHILEMRKGANGESTSFLQSEPSNEWKIGYAFTIDPIDEKKVNNIQKVIVEHNESPFNKGAITCKLTDYGHISLTKKNYTETFKGTKNKRPIGSKEYARILRESFGITQEKYVGKILERG, encoded by the coding sequence ATGATGACCAATTTACAAAAGGAGTTTTTTAAACGATTAAAAATTCCCGCAAAAGAACTAACATTTGATGATTTAGATGAAGTCCTCTTAAAAATGGGAATGATTTTCCCCTATGAAAATCTTGATATTATGGCTGGTACTATTAAAAACATTTCAAAAAATAACTTAGTAGAAAAGTTACTTATTCAAAAAAGAGGCGGTCTTTGTTATGAATTAAATTCCTTATTGTATTACTTTTTAATTGATTGTGGGTTTCAAGTATACAAAGTAGCTGGTACTGTATACGATCTTTACGATAATAAATGGAAACCTGATGATGGTCATGTCATTATCATTTTAAGTCATGATCATACAGATTATATTGTGGATGCAGGTTTTGCATCTCATCTCCCTTTACAACCAGTCCCTTTTAATGGCGAAATCATATCTTCTCAAACGGGAGAATATCGAATTTACAAACGAAATACCCGAAAAGGTACACATATTTTAGAAATGCGAAAAGGCGCAAACGGCGAATCTACAAGTTTCTTACAATCTGAACCTTCAAACGAATGGAAAATAGGCTATGCTTTCACTATAGATCCAATAGATGAGAAAAAAGTGAATAACATTCAAAAAGTAATTGTAGAGCATAACGAATCGCCTTTTAATAAAGGGGCTATCACTTGTAAATTAACTGATTATGGTCACATATCATTAACGAAAAAAAATTATACAGAAACCTTTAAAGGCACAAAAAATAAACGACCAATAGGTTCTAAAGAATATGCTCGCATTCTTCGTGAATCTTTTGGAATCACTCAAGAGAAATATGTAGGAAAAATATTAGAAAGAGGCTAG
- a CDS encoding esterase/lipase family protein, translating to MRLMRRCVALLIIFFIMAPSISTNVRAEVVKELGKGFPDTEVFTPGDWFLGQKPTNYDENKPPILFVQGRNGNADSWYGKTVYHDINDMYDYALKAGYQTVFIQLYDAAGKGSASQWDNGKLLAQKLEEIYNHFGKKVTIVAHSKGGIDTQAALVGYGANRFVGNVITLATPHHGSNLADLSYSWWAGWLASILGQKDDGTYALQIGEMAKFRSTIDNNPAVKLNRYYTATGTSWGPVFSALSMGGLYLSSYGSNDGLVNEWSAKLPYGTHLFTDSKFDHDNIRKGSAVFARIEPYLRTANVGVPPLVAPSNSSEENIEQLNTTSNQNILGGELPQSQWIEQAVAVDKKAEGMVSVLTAASDVEIQLISPKGKVYTNKDSTITTGEGESFFNGATISTFKFDKMDVGEWRVKMMAKQSKDAYLIVSDHKSGAPFVLQMPTKVKINKSEYKLKKSPAAPEMKGNLSITVRVVNKEGKLVSEFNELQNVNTNTFTGALKDIKQPGVYNVTMDIKGINKEGKPYNRTIVKSVYVEK from the coding sequence ATGCGATTAATGAGAAGATGTGTTGCCTTACTAATTATATTTTTTATCATGGCTCCATCGATTAGCACAAATGTAAGGGCAGAAGTTGTAAAAGAGCTTGGAAAGGGGTTTCCTGATACAGAAGTATTTACACCTGGCGATTGGTTTTTAGGACAAAAACCAACTAATTATGATGAGAATAAGCCTCCAATTCTCTTTGTACAAGGCAGAAATGGTAATGCGGATAGTTGGTATGGAAAGACTGTATATCACGATATAAATGATATGTATGACTATGCTTTGAAAGCGGGATATCAAACGGTATTTATTCAATTATATGATGCGGCAGGGAAAGGATCGGCTAGTCAGTGGGACAACGGAAAATTGTTAGCACAAAAACTGGAAGAAATATATAATCATTTCGGTAAAAAGGTTACTATTGTAGCGCATAGTAAAGGTGGTATAGATACACAAGCGGCATTAGTTGGATATGGTGCGAATCGATTTGTTGGGAATGTTATTACACTTGCGACACCACATCACGGCTCAAATTTAGCGGATTTATCATATAGTTGGTGGGCAGGTTGGCTTGCTTCTATATTAGGTCAAAAAGATGATGGTACGTACGCGTTACAGATAGGGGAAATGGCAAAATTTCGTTCAACGATAGATAATAATCCAGCAGTTAAATTAAACCGTTACTATACGGCTACTGGGACTAGCTGGGGACCAGTATTTTCTGCGTTATCTATGGGCGGATTATATTTGTCATCGTACGGCTCGAATGATGGATTAGTAAATGAATGGAGTGCTAAGCTACCATATGGCACACATTTATTTACAGATTCCAAATTTGATCATGACAATATACGAAAAGGATCAGCTGTTTTCGCACGAATTGAACCATATTTACGTACTGCAAATGTAGGCGTGCCACCTTTAGTAGCACCAAGTAATAGTTCAGAAGAAAATATAGAGCAATTAAATACAACTTCTAATCAAAATATTTTAGGGGGAGAATTGCCACAAAGTCAGTGGATAGAGCAAGCTGTGGCGGTTGATAAAAAGGCAGAAGGAATGGTTTCTGTATTAACAGCTGCTTCTGATGTAGAAATACAACTAATATCTCCAAAAGGAAAAGTGTATACAAATAAAGATAGTACGATAACTACTGGTGAAGGTGAATCTTTCTTTAATGGGGCAACAATTAGTACATTTAAATTTGACAAAATGGACGTAGGAGAATGGAGAGTTAAAATGATGGCGAAGCAGTCGAAAGATGCATACTTAATTGTAAGCGATCACAAAAGTGGCGCGCCATTCGTTCTTCAAATGCCAACAAAAGTCAAAATTAACAAATCAGAGTATAAACTGAAAAAATCACCTGCGGCACCTGAAATGAAAGGAAATCTTTCCATAACAGTAAGAGTTGTTAATAAAGAAGGGAAGCTAGTCTCTGAATTTAATGAATTACAAAATGTTAATACAAATACATTTACAGGTGCTTTGAAGGACATAAAGCAACCAGGGGTATATAACGTTACGATGGATATAAAAGGGATAAATAAAGAAGGAAAACCTTATAATCGTACGATTGTTAAGTCGGTTTATGTGGAGAAGTAA
- the exsG gene encoding exosporium protein ExsG, which translates to MEFQLLVNCILQEGNAYFLVTKVDDVITLKVPITAGVAALFLAFGVPRCS; encoded by the coding sequence ATGGAATTTCAATTGTTAGTGAATTGTATATTACAAGAAGGTAATGCGTACTTTTTAGTAACGAAGGTAGACGATGTGATTACGTTAAAAGTACCGATTACAGCAGGAGTAGCAGCATTATTTTTAGCTTTTGGTGTACCAAGATGTTCTTAA